The Melitaea cinxia chromosome 6, ilMelCinx1.1, whole genome shotgun sequence genome has a window encoding:
- the LOC123654814 gene encoding neurotrophin 1 → MAWVRLFLLIALSVVLAEEDLKDFEFSEPNELLIAQESRHYETIVKPPVRILKPHGVTNSHRPQYNVDSLESDLSSQFDDEAITRKALVKNYKIRKNKDGMIRDAVLKALERKDHVGKFAQILPIIRAMSRNQRVALASLVASQVTTPPGRQPLNLSQVRSMFNNNTNTDLMLPILLDTANLIRRSMRPGKEPREVKMPQAQFQRRSFNEDTSLENEYDNEQEQSSTTQSILDKYRNFRTRSQRTPFTKANTTKIINENVGDKVNHTINDKSKVTPDDYDNNYVNRKESKNRTTLYSSTEPTLKSKFDEIDRARNITLDLSADATNITLVQDAPVAEKLRSLNRYLDRKGNIVRRGMFPKPSPASRRTTADPTLSPIRRRPMPARKLPTIGDQAKCELFTNTLCLHTDDYPTEAIVQSIRRNKAAAGALLADYKDPGEGAVDGITAAQEAKYTADHYLVSNRRGDTANRDFASAGEAGFMCPSTVKYARPQRARATSGQWKYIVNTGEHTQTLRLEKCLKPKEACTYLTDNFKSKCVQVYNYHRLLTWDQQNGLHMDIFKVPTCCSCHIEGYSVSFPPLGQRVHETSSEHFPGEDLSAEQGNQAFESIQSSIQRPGISKTPPFSFNKPLELFPPFTDNHNSIPGSSFGKSKLSENEDFDNLPSNPMDSYGNTYFPDSFNQASSVRNVKRPVPRNPGVLLGADSVTLPSYLEPPTPSAPSSFSFSNDNINKYKIDGQFRRGPIRPNRRPIRKKISTGPEDLVSSGTSSIRTYVRDSMESAEDFNEEFEGDVEEASSNFNPRATIAPKLYAVTTERNFTSFKTADKIANDEMNSKKVNYNYHPIIDYFAEGSKDGDSIDREDTEETFIASTESEWKPISHPSSDIKSTNPIARKKQN, encoded by the exons ATGGCGTGGGTTAGACTTTTTTTGTTGATAGCCCTTTCGGTTGTTTTGGCTGAAGAGGATTTAAAGGACTTTGAGTTTTCTGAACCTAATGAACTATTGATAGCTCAGGAGTCTAGGCATTATGAGACAATTGTCAAACCTCCGGTCAGGATCCTGAAACCTCATGGTGTAACTAATTCGCACAGACCACAATATAACGTAGATTCTTTGGAGTCAGATTTGAGCTCGCAGTTTGATGATGAAGCGATAACTAGGAAGGCATTggtaaagaattataaaataaggaAGAATAAGGATGGTATGATTAGAGATGCGGTGTTGAAGGCACTGGAGAGGAAGGACCATGTCGGGAAGTTTGCGCAGATACTTCCCATCATCAGGGCGATGTCCCGGAATCAGCGGGTTGCACTCGCCTCTTTAGTGGCGAGTCAAGTCACAACACCGCCAGGAAGGCAGCCTCTTAATCTGTCTCAG GTGAGATCAAtgttcaataacaatacaaatacagACCTGATGCTACCCATTTTATTGGATACGGCAAATTTGATCCGTCGCTCGATGAGACCAGGTAAAGAGCCGAGGGAAGTGAAAATGCCACAAGCACAGTTCCAAAGGCGATCATTCAATGAAGACACATCACTTGAAAATGAATACGACAATGAACAAGAACAATCAAGTACAACACAATCGATTTTAGATAAATACCGTAATTTCAGAACAAGATCACAAAGAACACCATTCACAAAAGCAAATACAACTAAAATAATCAATGAAAATGTAGGAGACAAAGTTAATCACACTATAAATGACAAATCCAAAGTCACACCTGACGATTACGATAATAATTATGTGA ATCGAAAAGAAAgt aaGAATCGCACAACACTGTATTCCAGTACGGAGCCAACACTAAAGTCTAAGTTTGATGAGATCGACCGAGCTCGTAATATCACCCTGGATCTGTCAGCGGATGCAACTAACATTACACTGGTCCAAGATGCTCCAGTTGCTGAGAAACTCCGTTCTCTAAATCGATATTTAGATAGGAAAG GTAACATAGTACGCCGTGGTATGTTCCCAAAGCCCTCGCCAGCGTCACGTCGAACGACCGCTGACCCTACTCTCAGCCCTATCAGACGGAGACCGATGCCGGCGAGGAAACTGCCCACGATCGGCGACCAAGCAAAATGCGAACTATTCACCAACACTCTATGTTTGCACACTGATGATTACCCGAC GGAAGCAATAGTACAGTCGATACGTCGCAACAAAGCAGCGGCAGGTGCTCTACTAGCGGACTACAAGGACCCAGGAGAAGGCGCTGTGGATGGCATAACAGCAGCACAGGAAGCAAAATACACTGCAGACCATTACCTGGTGTCTAATAG ACGAGGCGACACGGCGAACCGCGACTTCGCGAGCGCCGGCGAGGCGGGCTTCATGTGCCCGAGCACGGTGAAGTACGCGCggccgcagcgcgcgcgcgccACGTCGGGCCAGTGGAAGTACATCGTCAACACCGGCGAGCACACGCAGACGCTGCGCCTCGAGAAGTgcct AAAACCCAAAGAAGCTTGTACCTATTTGACGGACAACTTTAAATCAAAGTGTGTCCAAGTTTACAACTATCATAGACTACTAACTTGGGACCAGCAAAATGGATTACACATGGATATATTTAAA GTACCCACATGTTGCTCCTGCCATATTGAAGGCTACAGCGTATCTTTTCCGCCCCTCGGGCAAAGGGTCCATGAAACGTCATCTGAACATTTTCCAGGAGAAGATTTATCAGCCGAACAAGGAAATCAGGCTTTTGAATCTATACAGTCTAGTATACAAAGACCCGGTATATCAAAAACACCCCCGTTCAGCTTTAACAAGCCTCTAGAATTATTCCCACCGTTTACGGATAATCATAACTCAATACCCGGATCTAGTTTTGGCAAATCGAAGCTAAGTGAAAACGAAGATTTCGATAACTTACCATCGAACCCCATGGATTCTTACGGGAATACGTATTTCCCTGATTCATTCAACCAAGCGAGTTCAGTAAGAAACGTAAAACGACCGGTGCCTCGTAATCCTGGCGTATTACTCGGTGCAGATTCAGTAACATTACCCAGTTACTTAGAACCTCCAACACCATCGGCACCATCATCGTTTTCATTTTCCAACGATAATATAAACAAGTATAAAATTGACGGCCAGTTCAGAAGAGGTCCAATAAGACCAAATCGAAGACCAATACGAAAGAAGATATCGACTGGTCCTGAAGATTTAGTGTCATCAGGTACATCGTCAATACGCACATATGTCAGAGATAGCATGGAAAGCGCAGAAGACTTTAATGAAGAATTTGAAGGTGACGTAGAGGAAGCGAGTTCTAATTTCAATCCAAGAGCAACAATAGCTCCCAAGCTTTACGCTGTAACAACAGAAAGAAATTTCACGTCATTTAAAACCGCAGATAAAATAGCAAACGATGAAATGAACAGCAAGAAggttaattataattaccatCCTATTATTGATTACTTTGCTGAAGGCAGTAAAGACGGAGATTCTATTGATAGAGAAGATACTGAAGAAACATTTATTGCTTCAACAGAATCAGAATGGAAGCCAATTAGTCATCCTTCGTCAGATATCAAATCTACAAATCCGATAGCACGAAAGAAACAAAATTAG